In the genome of Deltaproteobacteria bacterium, the window CGCAGGAAGCAATATGATTACAAGGAGTTAAATATCGCACGCCATTTGGTGAACAACAAAATCATCAATCAAACAGAACTGCTCAAAGGCATCCGCGGTAAATCGCAAGGCGCAAAAGATGCGATTGATAAAATGACGGAATATGCGCGGCAAGCCGAAACCGCCGTTGACCTGCAAATGCTGCTGGGTTTGGAAGGAGTTGCATCACGCTTGTATTTCAGCCATTGGTTTGACGATATGGAATGGAAGGGGCGCAGACCGAGGACAAAGATTGATATCATCAATACCACTTTAGACATCGGTTACACTTATCTTTTCAATATTACAGAATGTATGTTGAACCTGTATGGTTTTGATTTGTATCAGGGTGTATATCACCGCTCTTTCTATCAGCGAAAATCGTTAGTATGCGATATAGTAGAGCCGTTTCGCTGCGTCATTGATAAACAGATTAAGCGGGCTTACGGATTAAAGCAGATGCAGAAAGACGATTTTAGGGAGCAGAAAGGACAATACTTTTTGAAAATAGAAAAAAACAAGGATTATACCCGTTGGCTCATCCAAAGCCTCTTG includes:
- the cas1 gene encoding type V CRISPR-associated endonuclease Cas1, with product MLSLPDFREKNIVICFAAEGQKVSFKNDNLIIKDEEENTVLQTTCHKIFSLWIAGNITITSGILERSKKFGFSIYMLSHNCRPYGLWSSATEGNFLLRRKQYDYKELNIARHLVNNKIINQTELLKGIRGKSQGAKDAIDKMTEYARQAETAVDLQMLLGLEGVASRLYFSHWFDDMEWKGRRPRTKIDIINTTLDIGYTYLFNITECMLNLYGFDLYQGVYHRSFYQRKSLVCDIVEPFRCVIDKQIKRAYGLKQMQKDDFREQKGQYFLKIEKNKDYTRWLIQSLLEHKEDMFSYVQEYYRCFMRRKPIEHYPVFKIKE